The region CGCCGACGCGCCGCGCTACGGCGACCTCTCCGTCGACTCGAACCTGCCCGACGTGCGAATCAGTATTGGTGGTGTCCGCGAAAACACCTTCACAGCAACGGTTCTGGGCGGTAACGCGTTGTCGTCGCGGCTATGGGTGGCGGCCGCCGCGCCGCTTCGCGACGTCTGGGTCCCCGGCGCCGACCTGCGCGACCCGCGTGCGCTGCCCGTGCTGGTCGTCGGCGCCGACGGTGACGCCGCGGCGGCGGTCGCCGCGCTGATCGACGACCTCGACGACGCCGAGATCGTCGTCGATCAGAATGCCGGGCAACAGGCCTTCGAGCACCGCACCGTCGCTGTGATCAACCGCGGCTCACCCGGTTTCGCCGTCGACATCGACGGCACCCTGCACATGTCGCTGCAGCGCTCCTGCACCGGCTGGCCGTCGGGCACGTGGATCGACCCTCCGCGACGCACCGCCCCCGACGGGTCGAACTTCGCGCTCCAGCACTGGACCCACACGTTCGACTACGCGCTCGTCGCAGGCGACGGCGACTGGCGCGACATCGACATGCCTACTCGCAGTGGAGAGTTCAACGAACCCCTGCTGGGAGTCGCCGCGCATCACGACGCCACGTCCGGCGGTCTGCCCGCCTGGGGCTCGCTGCTGGAGGTCGAACCCGCGCGCGCCGTCAGCCTGGGAGCCCTCAAGGCGGCGGGCAATCCCACCGCGACGGGCAGTGCCCGGCACGCCGACCCCCGCGAGGGCATCATCGTCCGACTCGTCGAGAACCTGGGCCGGCCCGGCACGGTGACCATCCAATCCGGGCTGCGCAACGTCTCGGCTCCGCAACGGCTCGACCTGACCGAACGGCCGCTCGACGACGGCGCAGACACGGTCGAGTTGGGCGGCTACGAAATCGCCACGCTGCGAACAACACTCAATCTTCCCCGGGTGCTCGACGCCGACCAGGCGGCGCTCGGCCCGGACGCGGAACCCGCGCAGCCGTTGTACGCCCGGTACTGGCTGCACAATCGTGGTCCCGCCCCGCTCGGCGGGCTGCCCGCCGTCGCTCATCTGCATCCGCACCGCCGGGAGATCGCCGCCGGAGAGACGGCCACGCTCCGCCTCACCGCGGCCAGCGACGCCACCGACACCGCGGTGCACGGCAGGGTGCGGATCGTCGCGCCGCCGGGCTGGGATGCCGAGATCGACGAATTGCCGTTCGTGTTGCCGCCCCGCGAGTTCCTCGAGTCGGTCCTCGACATCCGTGCGCCTGCCGGCGCATCGCCCGGGTGGTACCCCGTGCGGGCCGAACTCGCGGCGAGCGGCGCTGCGATTCCCGCGGCGTGGCACCAGACGGTCGAGGACGTCTGCGTGCTGTCGCTCGGCGAGCACGACGACGCGCTGCTGCGAATGGCCGCCGGACCCCAGGCCATCGAACTCGCAGCCGGCGACCGCGCTCGCTTGTCCGTCACGGTCGCGACCGACGCGTATGCCGACCTCGCCGTGGAAGCCCATCTGATATCGCCCTGGGGAAGCTGGGAGTGGTTGGGGCCGAACATCATCGGTGGTGTCCTGCCTGCGCGCGGCAGTGTCGAGCTGTCCTTCGACGTCGCGCCGCCCGTGGGGACCGAGCCGGGCCGGTGGTGGGCACTGGTCAGGGTCGCGTGCGCGGGCGAGCTGGTGTATTCGCCGGCGGTGGAGGTGCGGGTGCGATGAGCGACGGCGTGGCGGCCACCGTGGCGGGGGAGGCCGTGACCGTCGGCGACGTCGACGCCCGCGAGCGGACCATCCGGGTGGGCGGTGCCGAGCACGCGCTGCCCAGGCCCGGAACCAGTGAGGGGCGGCAGCTGAGGCGGTGGCTCACGCAGGTGCTCGTCGCCGAACGGGTGGTCGCGCAGGAGGCGGCCGTCCGGCACCTGGACACGGCGTCCGCGCCGGCGGAGGCCGACGTGCTGCCCGACACCGTCGCGCGCCTCGAGATCGGCAGTGTCGCGGCGGCCACGCTCTCGGCTCCTGCCGGCCGCGCGGTGTTCACCGACGTCACGGCGGACGTACGGGTGAGCGACGACGAGGTCGCGGGATACCACCTGCGCAATCCGGATCGGTTCGTGCGCGGTGCCGATCTGGACCAGGTCCGTCCCGTCGTCGCCGCGCATCTGCTCGCCGCCGCGCGCCGCCGCGAATACCGGCGATGGCTCGACGCGAGATGCGCCGAGCTCGTCGTGCTGGCCCCGGGCTACGAACACCCGGGTGATCCGAGACAACCCGACAACACGCACAGGCACTGATGAGCGCTTGCGCGAAGAAGCGAAGGCACTGATGAGCGCTTGCGCGAAGAAGCGAGGGCACTGATGAGCGACCACATCCTCGCGCTGGACATCGGTGGCACGAAGATCGCCGCCGGACTGGTCGACCCCGACGGCACGCTCGTGCACCGGGCGCAGCTGCCGACGCCCGACGGTGACGCCGAGACGGTGTGGCGCGCCGTCGCGTCGCTCGTCGAGCAGACGCTCGCCCTGACCGACCGGAAGGTGACCGGGGTGGGCGTCGGGACGGCCGGGCCGATCGACGTGCCCGGCGGAACCGTCAGCCCCATCAACATCGCCGAATGGCGGCACTTCCCGATCGTCGAGCACGTCGCGCAGCTGACGGGTCTGCCGGTGCGCCTCGGTGGGGACGGGCTGTGCATGGCGATGGGAGAGTGGTGGCGCGGGGCCGGCCGGGATTCCCGCTTCATGCTCGGCATGGTGATCTCGACGGGCATCGGCGGCGGTCTGGTGCTCGACGGAGCGCCGTACCACGGCCGCACCGGCAACGCCGGCCACGTCGGGCACGTCGTCGTCGAACCGGGCGGTGCGCCCTGCACGTGTGGAGGGCGCGGGTGCGTCGAGACCGTCGCGTCGGGCCCGCACCTGGCGCAGTGGGCGCTGGCCAACGGGTGGCAGGGCCCGCCGGGCGCCGACGCCAGGGAACTGGCCGAAGCCGCCGAACGCGGCGACCCGGTGGCGCGGCGAGCGTTCGACCGGGGCGCGGACGCCGTCGCGAGGATGATCGCCTCGGTGGCCGCAGTCGCCGACCTGGACCTGGTGGTCGTCGGGGGCGGCGTGGCGAAGGCCGGTCCGGTGCTGTTCGACCCGCTGCGCGAGGCGCTGGGAACGTACGCGGGCCTGGACTTCCTCCACAACCTGCGGGTGGTCACCGCCGAACTCGGCGGCGATGCGGGCCTCGTGGGTGCGGCCGCACTGGGACGTTTTGGCTGATCGCGCCGTGACACGCTATCCTGACCCGGTTCCACCGAAGACCGTCGGTCACCGATGAGCGCCCGCGCTGATCGGTCGAAGGTCCGGGATATCCCGGCGGCCCACGCAGGAGGACGAGGCTAGTACGTATTTTCGTCTGCGCCCCGACCTGTCTGCGTCGGGGCGTTCGTCATTTCTCGGGCCTCGGCGGTCGGGGGCGGTACATCCGATACCCACCACGAGGAGGCATGCATGGCCAAGGCTGACAAGGCCACCGCGGTTGCCGACATCGCCGAGCAGTTCAAGGAGGCTTCGGCGACGCTGGTCACCGAGTACCGCGGACTGACCGTCGCCAACCTCAAAGACCTGCGCCGTTCGCTCGGTGATTCCGCCACCTACTCCGTCGCCAAGAACACGCTGGTGAAGCGTGCCGCGGCGGAGGCGGGCATCGAGGGTCTCGACGAGCTGTTCGTCGGGCCCACCGCGATCGCGTTCGTCAAGGGCGAGGCCGTCGACGCCGCCAAGGCGATCAAGACCTTCGCCAAGGACAACAAGGCGCTGGTCATTAAGGGCGGCTACATGGACGGCCGCGCGCTGTCCGTTGACGAGGTCAACCGCATCGCGGACCTCGAGTCGCGCGAGGTGCTGCTGGCCAAGCTGGCCGGCGCGATGAAGGCGAATCTGTCCAAGGCTGCCGGTCTGTTCAACGCTCCGGCGTCGCAGGTCGCACGTCTGGCTGCCGCGCTGCAAGAGAAGAAGGCCGGCGAAGAAGAAGCCGCGTAGCGGTCGCCGTCACCATCCACCCACTAGCCACGAAGTAAGAATCAGGAAGGACCCACCATGGCCAAGCTGTCCACCGACGAGCTGCTCGACGCTTTCAAGGAGCTGACGCTGCTCGAGCTGAGCGAGTTCGTCAAGAAGTTCGAGGAGACCTTCGAGGTCACCGCCGCGGCTCCGGTCGCCGTTGCCGCCGCCCCGGGCGCGGCCGGCGGTGCGCCCGCCGAGGCCGCCGAGGAGCAGTCGGAGTTCGACGTCATCCTCGAGGGCGCCGGCGAGAAGAAGATCGGCGTCATCAAGGTCGTCCGCGAGATCGTCTCCGGCCTGGGCCTCAAGGAGGCCAAGGACCTGGTCGACAGCGCTCCCAAGCCGCTGCTCGAGAAGGTCACCAAGGAGGCCGCCGAGGACGCCAAGGGCAAGCTCGAGGCTGCCGGCGCTTCGGTCACCGTCAAGTAAGCGTCTGACGCGAACGTCAGCTGCGGGGCTGTTCTGGCAAACAGACCGGCCCCGCAGTCCATTTCGGGCCGGGTTCAGCGACGAAGCGTCGTCGAAGCTTCGCAGACCGAGTGTTCTGGCGTGAGCGCGTAGGTTACAGTGACTCAAGCCACAGGGGTTAAGCCTGTGACGAGTTGGCAAGGGACTGGCGAGAGGAATTCGCGTGGGCATTGGTATTCAGATCGAGGGGCTGACCAAGTCCTTCGGCTCACAGCGAATCTGGGAAGACGTCACGTTCGACCTGCCCGCAGGTGAGGTCAGCGTGTTGCTCGGCCCGTCCGGTACCGGCAAATCGGTCTTCCTGAAGTCGCTGATCGGCCTGCTGCGTCCCGAGCGCGGCCGGATCATCGTCGACGGCACCAACATCATCGAGTGCTCGGCCAAGGAGCTCTACGAGATCCGCACGCTGTTCGGCGTCATGTTCCAGGACGGTGCGCTGTTCGGCTCGATGAGCCTCTACGACAACACCGCTTTCCCCTTGCGTGAGCACACCAAGAAGAAGGAAAGCGAGATCCGCAACATCGTCATGGAGAAGCTGGAACTCGTCGGCCTCGGCGGCGATGAGACCAAGTTCCCCGGCGAGATCTCCGGCGGTATGCGCAAGCGCGCGGGCCTGGCCCGTTCACTGGTGCTCGACCCGCAGATCATCCTCTGCGACGAGCCCGACTCGGGCCTGGATCCGGTGCGTACGGCCTACCTCTCGCAGTTGCTGATCGACATCAACGCCCAGATCGACTGCACGATCCTCATCGTCACGCACAACATCAACATCGCCCGTACGGTGCCCGACAACATGGGCATGCTGTTCCGCAAGCACCTGGTGATGTTCGGTCCCCGCGAGGTGCTGTTGACCAGCGACGAGCCGGTGGTCAAGCAGTTCCTCAACGGCCGCCGCCTCGGACCGATCGGCATGTCGGAGGAGAAGGACGAGTCGACGATGGCCGAAGAGCAGGCCATGGTGGACGCGGGTCACCACGACGGTGGCGTCGAAGAGATCGAGGGTGTGCCGCCCCAGATCCAGGCCACTCCGGGCATGCCCGAACGCAAGGCGGTCGCGCGCCGGCAGGCTCGCGTGCGCGAGATCATGCACACGCTGCCGCCCGCCGCGCAGGAGGCGATCCGCGAGGACCTCGAGAGCACAGGGCAGCAGAGTTCCAGCAGCGACTACGACCACCACCAGCGCGGCGCACACGACCGCGCCGAGGACGATGCTCCGACCGGCCGTATCCCGGTAGCCGGCGACCGCTGAGAGTTCTCACTCACCCGGTTGGGTGATCCGCTCCTGCCCGTGAACTGACGCGGGCTCGATGCTGTCTCCTGCAGAAATCAAGTCCGCGTTGCTGATTTTCCGCAGCCGTGCCTGATCGGTCGATCGATCGCCGAAACCGGCTCTGAGCTTGATCTTGATGCTGCTGGTGAAACCGGCTGCGAACAGTTCGATCGCTGTTTCCGGTGTCGACCGTCAATTATTTGTTCGATGGTCTTGCAATGTTCTTCTGCCTGGCTATACAGTTTGCCAGGATCGCATCTTCGTGCACAAAACCCGCCCTCAGGGCGATGGCGGGTGTCGTTCAGCGATGTCTACAACAGGAGAACAATGGTCGACCGCTATCGGGTCTGGTTGGGGGCAGGCGTACTGGCGGGGGGAGTTTCGGCGGCAATGCTGGCTGGTGCCGGCGTCGCTGCCGCGGACGACGGGTCGAGTTCCGGTGCGCAGGCGTCGTCAGGCTCCGGTGATTCCGACGCCGGCCACGTGTCGCGCGGGCGAGCGGCCTCGCGGTCGGGCGCCGACGACGCACCGAAGAAGCGGTTTGCGAGAAACCGAGCGGCTCACGCGGATCGCGCGGATGTCGGCGCAGAATCGGAATCGGCCGCCCCGAAGTCGACCGAGTCCCGGCCGGTCACGTCCGACGACGATCGCGATGCCGGTACCGATGCGGACGCGTCGGAGGCTCCGTCGGGCGGCAGGCATCGCGCGCCCGACCCGGAGGCCGAGCCCGACCCCGAGCCCGAGCCCGTCGCCGAGCCCGAGCCTGCCGCCGAGACCGAGCCTGTCGCCGAGACCGAGCCCGTCGCCGAGATCGAGCCGGAGACCGAGCCCGTCGCCCCGACTCCGACGCGCGGCAGAGGGCGGTCCGCCAGCGGCGAGGCCGACGCCGTCGTCGACGCCGCGCCGACATCCGCGGTCGGCCTGGAATCGGCGCACGGATCGGTGGTGATGCGGCTCGCGGCCGTGGAGGCGCCGCCCGTGGACCCCGCCCCGCCGAACCTGCTCGACGTCCTCAACAACGTCGGGACGGCCTTCTACACCTTCTATACGAACGCCGTGCAGAAGCTGGCGGGGCCGGTCCGTGTGCCGTTCGGCAGCAAGGTGCGTGTGGAGAGTTCGACGTTGACGCTCGGCGACGACGTGGCCGTCCGCGCGGACTGGTACTTCCCGGACAACGGCAAACCGCCGACCGGTCTGATCTACCTGCAGCACGGCGTCCTCGCGACGGCGTCGTTCTACAGCGCCACCGCCGCCTACCTGGCCCAGAACACCAACAGCATCGTCGTCGCGCCGACGCTGACGTGGAACCCGTTCGACCTCGACGAGTACCCCCTTCAGTGGCCGACGACTGGCCGCGCGATCGCGGACCTCTTCACCGGGGACCGTGCCGCGCTGACCGCGAGCGCGCAGGCCGCCGGGTACGTCGGGACCCTCCCGACGCGAATCGTGCTCGCCGGCCACTCCGCCGGCGGCGGCCTGGTGGTGATGGCGGCGCGCTACATGTCCGAGATGAGCAACACCGGCGATCTGGCGGGCGTGGTGATGTTCGACGGCGTCGGCTCCTTGAGCCCCATGACGCAGGACCTGTCGAAGATCCCGGACTCCATCCCGGTGTACAACCTCGCCGCCGAGCCCAGTTCCTGGAACTGGGACGGGGACGCCAACAAGCGCCTCGCCACCGTGCGGCCCGGCATGTTCACCGGCGTGACGATCAAGGGCGGCAAGCACTCCGACGCCATGCAGAGCAGCAGCCCGGGAGTGCAGTTCGCCGCCTATCTGGCCACCGGCTTCTCGTCTCCGCTGGATGTTCTCGCCAATCGGGTGCTCGCGTCGGGGTGGATCAGCGACCTGATGAACGGCACCCACACCGCCCAGTTCTATGACGGCGACGACTCCGCGGCCGGAATCGTCGCGAACTGGTGGTGGGGCCAAGTGGCCGCAGTGAAGGCATCGCAGAACGCGCGACGGACCTACACCCTGTCCGTCTGAGCGCGGGATCTCCGCGTCGTCGGCGAACGCCGTCTTCGCGACGGACTTCGCCACCGGCGTCGTCCCGGATGCCGGTTCGGACGGAAAACCTCACACCCAACACGGCGTTATCTCTTGACGGCAGGACGAAACCGGGCCAATCTATTGGCCAGCATGTTTGCACGGGATGAGGACGCCAGCCAGCGGCCAACGCTTCGTGACATGTGGATCTGTGCCGGGTGTTGAAGGTTACTTGAGGAATAGGCGGCTGTGCGCTATCGTTGGACGTTGCGCTGGCTGCATCCTGCCCACCCTCACCCGCACTTGACGCCCTGATCTCAGTCTGAGCATTGCTCAGCGATCTAGATCCGTGCCGTGCGTCGGAGGAGGCTCGATGGAGCCAGCCGAACCGACGCAGAATCGCGGCACAGGGTCCGGTGTCCACCGGTAACCACGGTCGCATGAGGTGCTGGAAGGATGCATCTTGGCAGGGTCCCGCCAGATCGAGTCAGTAGCTACCAACAACTCCGTTCCCGGAGCACCAAACAGGATTTCTTTCGCAAAACTCCGTGAGCCCCTCGAGGTTCCCGGACTTCTCGACGTACAAACCGAATCTTTCGAATGGCTGATCGGCTCGGAGGGCTGGTTCCAGCGCGCCGTCGATCGCGGCGACGTGGACCCTAAGGGCGGTCTGCAGGAAGTCCTCGAAGAGCTCTCGCCCATCGAGGACTTCTCGGGCTCGATGTCGCTGTCCTTCTCCGACCCGCGCTTCGACGAGGTCAAGGCGCCCGTCGACGAGTGCAAAGACAAGGACATGACGTACGCGGCCCCGCTGTTCGTCACGGCGGAGTTCATCAACAACAACACCGGTGAGATCAAGAGCCAGACGGTCTTCATGGGTGACTTCCCGATGATGACCGAGAAGGGCACCTTCATCATCAACGGCACCGAGCGTGTCGTCGTGAGCCAGCTCGTGCGCTCGCCCGGTGTCTACTTCGACGAGACCATCGACAAGTCCACCGAGAAGACGCTGCACAGCGTCAAGGTGATCCCCGGCCGCGGCGCGTGGCTGGAGTTCGACGTCGACAAGCGCGACACCGTCGGCGTGCGTATCGACCGCAAGCGCCGCCAGCCGGTCACCGTGCTGCTCAAGGCGCTCGGTTGGAGCAACGAGCAGATCACGGAGCGCTTCGGCTTCTCCGAGATCATGATGAGCACGCTGGAGAAGGACAACACCGCGGGCACCGACGAGGCGCTGCTGGACATCTACCGCAAGCTGCGTCCGGGCGAGCCGCCGACCAAGGAGTCGGCGCAGACCCTGCTGGAGAACCTGTTCTTCAAGGAGAAGCGCTACGACCTGGCCCGCGTGGGCCGCTACAAGGTCAACAAGAAGCTCGGCCTCAACGTCGGCGAGCCGATCACGAGCTCGACGCTGACCGAAGAGGACGTCGTCGCCACCATCGAGTACCTGGTGCGCCTGCACCAGGGCGACAAGACGATGACGGTGCCCGGCGGGGTCGAGGTCCCGGTCGAGGTCGACGACATCGACCACTTCGGCAACCGTCGTCTGCGCACCGTGGGCGAGCTGATCCAGAACCAGATCCGGGTCGGCCTGTCCCGCATGGAGCGCGTCGTGCGCGAGCGCATGACGACCCAGGACGTCGAGGCGATCACGCCGCAGACCCTGATCAACATCCGTCCCGTCGTGGCGGCGATCAAGGAGTTCTTCGGCACCAGCCAGCTGAGCCAGTTCATGGACCAGAACAACCCGCTGTCGGGCCTGACCCACAAGCGCCGCCTGTCGGCGCTGGGCCCCGGTGGTCTGTCCCGTGAGCGCGCCGGCCTCGAAGTCCGCGACGTGCACTCGTCGCACTACGGCCGCATGTGCCCGATCGAGACCCCCGAGGGTCCGAACATCGGTCTGATCGGTTCGCTGTCGGTCTACGCCCGGGTGAACCCGTTCGGCTTCATCGAGACGCCGTACCGCA is a window of Mycolicibacterium chubuense NBB4 DNA encoding:
- a CDS encoding ROK family protein, giving the protein MSDHILALDIGGTKIAAGLVDPDGTLVHRAQLPTPDGDAETVWRAVASLVEQTLALTDRKVTGVGVGTAGPIDVPGGTVSPINIAEWRHFPIVEHVAQLTGLPVRLGGDGLCMAMGEWWRGAGRDSRFMLGMVISTGIGGGLVLDGAPYHGRTGNAGHVGHVVVEPGGAPCTCGGRGCVETVASGPHLAQWALANGWQGPPGADARELAEAAERGDPVARRAFDRGADAVARMIASVAAVADLDLVVVGGGVAKAGPVLFDPLREALGTYAGLDFLHNLRVVTAELGGDAGLVGAAALGRFG
- a CDS encoding alpha/beta hydrolase, whose amino-acid sequence is MLAGAGVAAADDGSSSGAQASSGSGDSDAGHVSRGRAASRSGADDAPKKRFARNRAAHADRADVGAESESAAPKSTESRPVTSDDDRDAGTDADASEAPSGGRHRAPDPEAEPDPEPEPVAEPEPAAETEPVAETEPVAEIEPETEPVAPTPTRGRGRSASGEADAVVDAAPTSAVGLESAHGSVVMRLAAVEAPPVDPAPPNLLDVLNNVGTAFYTFYTNAVQKLAGPVRVPFGSKVRVESSTLTLGDDVAVRADWYFPDNGKPPTGLIYLQHGVLATASFYSATAAYLAQNTNSIVVAPTLTWNPFDLDEYPLQWPTTGRAIADLFTGDRAALTASAQAAGYVGTLPTRIVLAGHSAGGGLVVMAARYMSEMSNTGDLAGVVMFDGVGSLSPMTQDLSKIPDSIPVYNLAAEPSSWNWDGDANKRLATVRPGMFTGVTIKGGKHSDAMQSSSPGVQFAAYLATGFSSPLDVLANRVLASGWISDLMNGTHTAQFYDGDDSAAGIVANWWWGQVAAVKASQNARRTYTLSV
- the rplJ gene encoding 50S ribosomal protein L10; translated protein: MAKADKATAVADIAEQFKEASATLVTEYRGLTVANLKDLRRSLGDSATYSVAKNTLVKRAAAEAGIEGLDELFVGPTAIAFVKGEAVDAAKAIKTFAKDNKALVIKGGYMDGRALSVDEVNRIADLESREVLLAKLAGAMKANLSKAAGLFNAPASQVARLAAALQEKKAGEEEAA
- the rplL gene encoding 50S ribosomal protein L7/L12, encoding MAKLSTDELLDAFKELTLLELSEFVKKFEETFEVTAAAPVAVAAAPGAAGGAPAEAAEEQSEFDVILEGAGEKKIGVIKVVREIVSGLGLKEAKDLVDSAPKPLLEKVTKEAAEDAKGKLEAAGASVTVK
- a CDS encoding DUF7158 domain-containing protein, with protein sequence MRGRAGVFAGGGGAGAMSDGVAATVAGEAVTVGDVDARERTIRVGGAEHALPRPGTSEGRQLRRWLTQVLVAERVVAQEAAVRHLDTASAPAEADVLPDTVARLEIGSVAAATLSAPAGRAVFTDVTADVRVSDDEVAGYHLRNPDRFVRGADLDQVRPVVAAHLLAAARRREYRRWLDARCAELVVLAPGYEHPGDPRQPDNTHRH
- a CDS encoding ABC transporter ATP-binding protein, with amino-acid sequence MGIGIQIEGLTKSFGSQRIWEDVTFDLPAGEVSVLLGPSGTGKSVFLKSLIGLLRPERGRIIVDGTNIIECSAKELYEIRTLFGVMFQDGALFGSMSLYDNTAFPLREHTKKKESEIRNIVMEKLELVGLGGDETKFPGEISGGMRKRAGLARSLVLDPQIILCDEPDSGLDPVRTAYLSQLLIDINAQIDCTILIVTHNINIARTVPDNMGMLFRKHLVMFGPREVLLTSDEPVVKQFLNGRRLGPIGMSEEKDESTMAEEQAMVDAGHHDGGVEEIEGVPPQIQATPGMPERKAVARRQARVREIMHTLPPAAQEAIREDLESTGQQSSSSDYDHHQRGAHDRAEDDAPTGRIPVAGDR